From the Bos javanicus breed banteng chromosome 7, ARS-OSU_banteng_1.0, whole genome shotgun sequence genome, the window ttggctgtctgggtcttcactgctgtgcaggcttttttctaggagcaagcaggggctactctttagttgtggtgcgcaggcttcttttgttgcggagcacaggccctagggcacGAGGGCTTCAGGTGTTTGTGGTTCCTGgggtccagagcacaggctcaatagttgtgtcaCTGTTGagcttagttgctttgcagcatgtggaatcttcccagaccagggatcgaacctgtgcttcctgcattagcaggcagattctttagcactgagccaccagggaagcctgtgatcAAGCTATTTGAATTCAAAATATTTACCTGAGAGAATTGAAGACTATGCCCATGTTAAGTCCTGTATATAACTATTCAGAGCAGCTTTTTATTTataatggaaacaatggaaatgcctctacacagatgaatggataaacacattGTCATGCCATACAATGTTATACTGCTCACCGATAAAAAGGAGCAAACTGTGCCACAGTAGGAATGAGTCTTAAAATGTGGAACTAAAAGTCACATGTTAAAGAATACATATTGTGTGGTTCCATTTATTCTAGAATGTATCTTTACCATCAAAAAGCAAATCGGTGGTTGCTTGGAGTTGGGAAGCAGAGAGAGGATTACCTGAAAAGAggtatttctgtatattaattttagggTTGTCACATGGGTGTATAgatttgttactgttgttcagtcatgtctgactctgcaaccccatggactgcagcccaccaggcttacctgtccttcaccatctcctggagcttgctcatactcatgaccattgagttggtgatgccatcccaccatctcatcctctgtctctcccttctcctcctgtcctcaatctttcccagcatcggggtcttttccaatgagttggctttttgcatcggtggccaaagtattggagcttcagcttcagcctcagtccttccaatgagtattcagggttgattttctttaggattgacagatttgatctccttgctgtccaagggattctcaagagtcttctccagcatcacaatttgaaagcatcaattctttagcactcagccttctttatggtccaactctcacatccatacatgactgctggaaataCCATAACTCTGACTAtgtgggcctttgtcagcaaagtaatgtctctgctttttaatatgctgtttaggtttgtcatagccttttttccaaagggacttccgtggtggctcagacccaaagagcaagtgtcttaatttcatggctgcagtcaccatctgcagtgattttggagcccccaaataaagtctgtcactgtttccattgttctccacctatctgccatgaagtgatgggacaagctgccatgatcttagatttttggtGGACCATGTACTTTACAGTGTATATAAATTAgaccttgatttttttaaagatgattataccaatggcaacccactccagtactcttgcctggagaatcccatggatgcaggagcctggtgggctccagtccatggggtcgctaagagtcggacacgactgagcgacttcactttcacttttcactttcgtgcattggagaagaaaatggcaacccactccagtgttcttgcctggagaatcccagggacgggggagcctggtgggctgctgtctatggggttgcacagagttggacacgactgaagtgacttagcagcagcagcatataacatgaattaaaattattatcaAACTAAAGAGATCAAAATAATATGGCATTGGTACCAAGCGAGTCAAAGAGAGGGACAAAACAATAATTTCAAGAAACTGACTTAAGTTTGAAACAGTTAAGAATTTAGAATGTGGGTTATGCTTTGGTATTTTAAATCAGGTTGAGAGAGAAATGATGTATCCATAAATGATGTTGAGTCAACTGACTAACCATTCAACATATAAAAACTAGAGCCTTATCTGTTACCacttacaaaaaataaattccatatggATTCAGGAATTGAGtctattaaaagagaaaagcagacaGAGAGATGGGGGAGTCCTGCCTGGGCCTAGGGGTCCACTGAGTCACACTTTGCTTGGAATCTCGCATTGGGTAAACCTGTGGTCCTGGAGACGCCCAGGCCTTGTGCCCCTCACCTCCACTCCATGGTAGGCTGGGGATCTCCTGTCTTGAGCCCTTAGGCTAAAGACTAACTCTGAAGTCTGCTTCTCCAGGCTGTCCTAGTACTGAGGCTCAAGTCTCCAATCTGTACGGTGGCCTAATAGTGATGCACTTTGCAGCTTGAAAGTCTGTAGAGAGGACTGTGTGGGAATCATTCAGTGGGGTAAGAAACCAGGCAAGTGATGACAAATGCCTATCTCTTTTCTCTGAGCAGGAGCACCAGGCCTGGGAGAGAAGCTGGGGCTGCTGGCTCCATGGGAGAAGGTAGACGTTTGGCACAATCAGTCCTTGCACAGCCGTCTCACTTCGTGCTCACTAGTGACCAGGGAAGAACAACAGAGGAGGGGCCACAGAGATGGAGACCAGAGATTCAGGCCTTGGCTGCATTCCCAAGGAGCCTGAGGCATCCAGGTAAGGAAAAGTCCAGATGGTCCCAAGCAGCAGAATAGATACTTAAGACCCCTCCTCACCTTCTGCTGGAGGCCCTGGGGGACTCTGTGAGTCTCCGGGCACAAGTCTCCCAGTGAGTTCACTGGCCCCATCATGGAGAACTGATCTGATTTCCGAAAGATGCCTGCCTGCCCTTTGTCCCCCTGAGCCTCTGGGAAGGCTCTGGATTCAGCTGAATTAAGAGGCAGGAGATGATCAAGGTGTTGGGTGCTTGGGCAGGAGTCTCCATGGTAACAGAGCCATCTGGCTTTCTTGCCTGGCACCAGGCCTTGTGACTTCATGATGGAATCTTCTCTGCCAGGCACAGAGGTTTCCCAGGGGGAAGAGGAGGCCAGGAGGAAGGGACCTGCTGAGGAGGCTTTGTCTTTTCACCCAGAGTTTGAAGATGAAGCTTGATCTTATCATGACTCAGGGCTGCTGCTGACTCTCCAACGGCCGCTGGAGGTAGCATCTGGGGGGAGATAGTGTAAACAGCATTGTGCACTGGCCACCTTTGGCTGAGCCCCTTGGAGAGTTAGTGGAGACAGCTCTGACCTCCTTCAGTCCAGGCTGGCTGGTGGAGTGGAGCCAGGACCcaggtgggaaagactgaggtctGGGAGAGCTGTTGGCCCACCACTGGGAGGTCCACACTGGGCCAGCAATACCACATGGCAGGAAGGGCAAGGCCTAGGTGAGCCCAGCCCACAGAGGGTGATGGGCCTCTCCCCACAAGCTGCTCGCCAGAAGAGCCCTGCCAGTCTTTATCCTTGTGTCAGAGCCCTTCATGCACACAACCAGCCATCCACCCAACCCATGTGAGTAGTGTCTTAGGCCGCTGAAATAAGTCACTGCACACTGGGTGCTTCACACAGTGCAAACTGCTCCTTTCACAGTTCTGAAGGTCAGGAGCCAAAATCAAGGTGCGGGCTGGGTCCTTCTTCAGGGCTCAGAAAGAGAGTCTGTTCCTGCCCCTCTCCTAGCTTCTGCTGGTTGCTGGCGATCCTTGGCATTTCTTGGCTGTGTCAGCATTGCTCTGATCTCTGCCTCCGTTGTCACGtggcattctccctgtgtctGTGTCCAAGTGTTCTTcatcttataaggacaccagtcattggatttgGAGTCCACTCTAAACTaggatgacctcatcttaactggGTTCCATTTGCAAAGGGCCCGTTTCTAAGTAAGGCCTCATTCACAGCTAGCAGGGATTAGGACCTCCTATCTTACAGGGGATGTGGTTCAACTCTCGATGCCATGTAAGTCACAGTGAAAAGGCTTCAGAGCAGGGCAGACTCAGGCTCAAACCCCGGCACCATTGCTAGTCTGTCCTGTTTTCTTGACCCAGCAAAGCTGGAAAGGCGAGTCTGTCCTCATGTGCTTCTAAGGACTCCCAGAGAGACAGGACTCTCTGGGAGTGCCCATGGGGTGTCTGGGGAGTGGCAGAAACTCAGAAAAAGTGGCTTGAGTGGGGCATGTGTGATTCAGAGGAGGGCCTGGTCCCCTGTCTCCAGGAGCTCACGGTCAGCAGGGTAGCAGGCACTGACCAAGGGTTAAGACTTGGGACGGGGACCTTGTGCTCAAGCTGTACACAGGAGTTGGGGCAAGCATGGACCACATGGCCTGTGGCAGAAGGTGGCACTCCAGGCCCAGAGGCCCCATCAAGGATCAAGAAGGCCAGGGTCAGAACACAGTAGGTCCCTCCTGTGTGACCCAGAAGCCATGTGCGCAACCCACAGACCCCACTATATACCCATGGTCCTGACAAACAAAGGTGGAACATGGGCTGGCCTTTCACTGACAGGTGCTCTGGGTACCTCTGTCCCCTCAGGGCCTGGACAGCAATTCCTCAttctccaccccaccctgccctaAGACATGGCTTCTCCCTCCTGGTGACATTGAGTCTGGAAAGGACTTTTTCCTGGCCAAGCCCAGGTcagcattctttcttttttcctctttctttcacttcaaccttccttttattctttcattacTTGGTATCTACTGTGCGTCAGGGCTGTTGTAGACCCCAAGGATATAGAAGACAGATGGGccttgcctgctgctgcttctgcctaGGTGGAATTTATAAACAGTGAGATGAAAGGCATTAATCGAGTCATCATGCAGATAAATGTTTCACAGCAGAGGAATGGGTGCTCTGAAATGAGACGTCCCAGGGTGGTGGGAGTCAGTGGTAGAGTGACACAACCAAGCCAGGAGTTAGGGAAGAGACCCTAAGCCAGGAGCTGGAGAAGTTGTCAGctaggagaaaggagaggggagagagtCCAGGCAGGAGCATTagcacatgcaaaggccctgtggcaaaGGCTAGTTGGCAAGTAAGAAGGACCTAGAGAAGGTCTGCGTGGCTGGAGTAGACAGAGTGTAGGGcatgtgcacgtgtgctaagtctcttcagtcaagtccagctctttgcgaccccatggaccatagcccaccaggctcctctgtccatggagcttctccaggcaagaatactggagtgggttgccatgccctccttcaggggatcttcccaacccagggatcaaccccgcCTGtggctcctgtggctcctgcattgcaggcagatttttttttactgctgagccactgggaagcctgtAGGGCGTTCTAGATGCACTGAAAGTCAGCAAGTTAGACCCATCACTTGTTGGAAAAGTATCAGTTGAGTGAGAAAAGACTGCTCACACATGGAGCAGGCAGACCTCTGATCAAAAAAACTGTTTCAGTGTAGAAGTGAAGGGCGAGGTGATTCAGAGTCAGCTAGGGGAGGTGGGGGTTGGAAATGCTCCTCTTTGCTGAGAGGCTAAGAGCAGGTTtgggcacaggctctggagcaggaCCTACTTGCTATGACTGTAGGAAGGACAGAAGGCTGACTGGCGTCTccaggagggagaaggaggcaCTGTGAGACTTCGGGTCCAGCAGGCTGGGTGCCCTGGGGCTTGTGGGTAACCTGACCCTGGCTGGGAGCCACCCTGGGTTTAACCAAGCAGAGCTGCATTTGGAAAACCCCTCTAGCCTCTAGCGTTGGCAGGAGCAGGGGAGGGAAAGCTGGAGGGGCTGAGGGAGTTGGGTGCCATGACAGATGGAACACCCTTCTCTTCCCAGATGTCCCAGGAGAGCTGCAAGGCTAAGCCCAGAGTCTTGTCCTCTCCGAGGCTCCTGGAGGAAGACAGCCCAGAGCCCCCATCCCAGCAACTGCAGGCCACCAGTTCAGGGGGCAGCGAGTCCCTCAGCAACCTTGACCTCTCCCATGGGCCCCTGGTGGCCCTGGAGTACCTACCCTTCTTCCGCACCTACGGGCAGCTCCTGGCTGAGGAGGAGTTGGCCCCACAGCCTGAGGCCTTCAGGGACCAAGGAGGAGACCAGAGTGTCAGAGAGGAGGACTCAGAGCTGCCCAGCGGCTTCTTCCCCTACTATCGCTCCAAGGAGGAGAGTTTCCCCAGCCTGGCCCTCCCTGGCAGGTCATGTGCAGGCTCCCGGGGCCCTTCTACCAGGAGAGAGGTGCAGGCCTGCCGCTGCTGCACAAGGACAATCAGCGGCGACGGCTCTGTGAGTCAGGGAGACACAGGGTGTGTGGGGCAGCACTGGGCACCCTGGGCCCAGGGAGACACAGAGGGTGTGCAGGGCAGCACTGGGTGCCCTGGGCCCAGGGAGACACAGAGGGTGTGCGGGGCAGCACTGGGCACCCTGGGCCCAGGGAGACACAGAGGGTGTGCGGGGCAGCACTGGGCACCCTGGGCCCTTCAAGTCAGGGAGACACAGAGGGTGTGCAGGGCAGCACTGGGCACCCTGGGCCCTTCAAGTCAGGGAGACACAGAGGGTGTGCAGGGCAGCACTGGGCACCCTGGGCCCAGGGAGACACAGAGGGTGTGCGGGGCAGCACTGGGCACCCTGGGCCCAGGGAGACACAGAGGGTGTGCGTGGGCACCCTGGGCCCAGGGAGACACAGAGGGTGTGCGGGGCAGCACTGGGCACCCTGGGCCCAGGGAGACACAGAGGGTGTGCGGGGCCGCACTGGGCACCCTGGGCCCAGGGAGACACAGAGGGTGTGCGGGGCAGCACTGGGCACCCTGGGCCCAGGGAGACACAGAGGGTGTGCAGGGCAGCACTGGGCACCCTGGGCCCAGGGAGACACAGAGGGTGTGTGGGGCAGCACTGGGTGCCCTGGGCCCAGGGAGACACAGAGGGTGTGCGGGGCAGCACTGGGCGCCCTGGGCCCTTCACGTCAGGGAGACACAGAGGGTCAGTACTGGGCAGCACAGAGGGTGTGCGGGGCAGCACTGAGCGCCCTGGGCCCAGGGAGACACAGAGGGTGTGCAGGGCAGCACTGGGTGCCCTGGGCCCTTCAAGTCAGGGAGACACAGAGGGTTTGGAGGCAGCACTGGGTGCCCTGGGACCCTTCAGACCTCTCCCAGGGCCCTGACCCCGGCAGGCTTGGCCAGGCCCCCCATGGCCAGCTGGAGCAGTGTGTCATTGGTTAAGAGCACAGAAGCTGGAGGCAGACTGCCTCACTTAATCCTAGCTCGGCCACTTACTCGGAAAGTAGCCTGGGAAATGTGTTTTAAGCTTCATgattctcagtttccttataaAGACAGATAATAGTGGTAGCTACTATTTGTTTAGTTCTTAGGATCCCAGACAAATGATTCATGTGTGCCATTTCATTTTTCCTAATAAGACTCCTATGAGGTGggtgttattattcccattttatggaaTGAGACTTGGAAAGTTAAGCAACTTGGCCAGAGACGCTGCTATCAAGAGCAGTCCTGGGATTTGACCCAAAGCCCGTGCCCCACAGAATCCCTAATAGCCACTTCCAGCACCATGAAGCTGGCACCGACCCCTGTGCCTGCAAGATGGAGGTGGTGGGATGAGTGGGTTCTAATCCCATTTGGGAGCCCTgggcggggggtggagggggtgacCTGCACCGCTGAGAGCTTCCCTTCTGTAGATCAGGCACGCCTCTCCCTTCTGCTCCTAGTGCTACTATGGAGTGGAGGCCCAGGCCAGCCCTGGGTGTCAGGCAGAACCTGGAAGCCTGGCTGACCTTCTTGTCTCCCCCTGGCCCAGGCTGGCCCAGCAGACCTCACCGCTGGGCGCTGTCACTCAGCCGCCTGCTGCCCTATCCTGCTGGTCTCAGCTGGGCATTCCCATGACAGTGGCCTGGACACCCCTCTCTCCAGCAACGCTGCCTTCAGGCCCCAGTTCCTCCTTCATACTTCAGGATTTGTGCCTTACTACAGAAGCCCCGAGGAGGGGCTGCACATaagccctgggccccctgcctctCCACTGTGGGGCCAGGAGTCCACAGGAAAGCTGCCCAGGCCCAGGGCAGCCACACTGTGAGGGAGCAGGAGCTGGTGGTGGCAGGAGCCACCAGCAGACAGCCCCAGCACCTGATGAAGCACACAGGAGGGGAAGTGACTGGGGGCAAGGCTCCAGGGCTCAGCTTGTCGTGGGACTGGAGCTGGCCTgggactgcagcccccaggccttCATTTTCCCCTCTGGAGGGAGGCACCCAAGCCCAGGCTCTCCTGTTGGTCTCGAAAGAAGACCCTGCACCCTACTAGTGGGTGGCTTGACCCTGGGGTCTGAGTCAGCAGAGGAGAGCTCAGCCTGCATCCCATGTTCAGCCACACCCCCAGGAAGTGACCCTGGCTGCTCCCACTCCTCTCTCCTAGCTGGAAAACTTGCCCAATGGAGGGCAGCTGTCCCAGGAGTGCCTCCACAaaggggagggagcagggttTGCCTGAACACTTGAGAGGTGCAGAGATCAGAGACTGGTTTGTAAATAAATCATTCCACTCCCAGGGTTGGACTTGGTGCACTCACTTGATGCTTTGGAGTAATACTTGTGGCTTCCATTTATGGAGCGCGTACTGTATGCTAGGCACCTCACTGAGATCATCTCCATAATCCTG encodes:
- the LOC133251300 gene encoding uncharacterized protein LOC133251300 → MTDGTPFSSQMSQESCKAKPRVLSSPRLLEEDSPEPPSQQLQATSSGGSESLSNLDLSHGPLVALEYLPFFRTYGQLLAEEELAPQPEAFRDQGGDQSVREEDSELPSGFFPYYRSKEESFPSLALPGRSCAGSRGPSTRREVQACRCCTRTISGDGSAGPADLTAGRCHSAACCPILLVSAGHSHDSGLDTPLSSNAAFRPQFLLHTSGFVPYYRSPEEGLHISPGPPASPLWGQESTGKLPRPRAATL